From Thunnus albacares chromosome 22, fThuAlb1.1, whole genome shotgun sequence, the proteins below share one genomic window:
- the LOC122974134 gene encoding zinc finger protein OZF-like isoform X1 codes for MEENQNPEHLTNNPVKREESGSPCATTDKQKQTGRQRLKHHCCQHCDKAFTTSKYLKIHQRVHTGQKRPSCDQCGIAFNTVIHLKVHQRIHTREKLYNCEQCGKTFNTVTHLNIHRHIHTGEKPYNCEQCGKAFTRKSNLKRHQRIHTGENPYSCEQCGKAFTGKNHLKIHQRIHTGEKPYWCEQCGKTFSQDGNLKRHQRIHTGEKPYWCEQCGKTFNTVTHLNIHRHIHTGEKPYWCGQCGKTFSHESTLKRHQRIHTGEQPYWCEQCGRTFTTDSTLKIHQRIHTGEKPYWCEQCGKTFSQDGTLKRHQRIHTGEEPYWCEQCGKTFSQDSTLKSHQRIHTGEKPYWCGQCGKTFSHESTLKRHQRIHTGEQPYWCEQCGRTFTTDSTLKIHQRIHTGEKPYWCEQCGKTFSQDGTLKRHQRIHTGEKPYWCEQCGKTFSQDSTLKSHQRIHTGEKPYWCGQCGKIFTHGSSLKKHRCSHSASC; via the exons ATGGAGGAGAACCAGAACCCAGAGCACCTTACCAACAACCCTGTTAAAAGGGAAGAATCAGGATCACCCTGTGCTACCACCGATAAACAG aaacaaacaggaagacagagactcaaacatcactgctgtcagCACTGTGACAAAGCCTTCACGACATCgaaatatttaaagattcaTCAGAGAGTCCATACAGGACAGAAACGTCCAAGCTGTGACCAGTGTGGTATAGCTTTCAATACAGTCATTCATCTAAAAGTCCACCAACGTATTCACACTAGAGAGAAACTGTACAactgtgagcaatgtgggaaaactttcaatACAGTCACTCATCTAAATATCCATCgacacattcacactggagagaagccgtacaactgtgagcaatgtgggaaagctttcacCAGAAAAAGTAATCTAAAAaggcaccaacgcattcacactggagagaatcCATACagctgtgagcaatgtgggaaagctttcactggaaaaaatcatctaaaaatccaccaacgcattcacactggagagaagccttactggtgtgaacaatgtgggaaaactttctctCAAGACGGTAATCTAAAAaggcaccaacgcattcacactggagagaagccatactggtgtgaacaatgtgggaaaactttcaatACAGTCACTCATCTAAATATCCATCGACACATTCatactggagagaagccgtactggtgtgggcaatgtgggaaaactttctctCACGAAAGCACTCTAAAAaggcaccaacgcattcacactggagagcaGCCATACTGGTGTGAACAATGCGGGAGAACTTTCACTACAGACAGTactctaaaaatccaccaacgcattcacactggagagaagccttactggtgtgaacaatgtgggaaaactttctctCAAGACGGTACTCTAAAAaggcaccaacgcattcacactggagaggaGCCATACTGgtgtgaacaatgtgggaaaactttctctCAAGACAGCACTCTAAAAagccaccaacgc attcacactggagagaagccgtactggtgtgggcaatgtgggaaaactttctctCACGAAAGCACTCTAAAAaggcaccaacgcattcacactggagagcaGCCATACTGGTGTGAACAATGCGGGAGAACTTTCACTACAGACAGTactctaaaaatccaccaacgcattcacactggagagaagccttactggtgtgaacaatgtgggaaaactttctctCAAGACGGTACTCTAAAAaggcaccaacgcattcacactggagagaagccatactggtgtgaacaatgtgggaaaactttctctCAAGACAGCACTCTAAAAagccaccaacgcattcacactggagagaagccataCTGGTGTGGGCAATGTGGGAAAATTTTCACTCATGGTAGttccttaaaaaaacacagatgcagTCACTCAGCATcgtgttga
- the LOC122974134 gene encoding zinc finger protein 239-like isoform X2 — protein sequence MEENQNPEHLTNNPVKREESGSPCATTDKQKQTGRQRLKHHCCQHCDKAFTTSKYLKIHQRVHTGQKRPSCDQCGIAFNTVIHLKVHQRIHTREKLYNCEQCGKTFNTVTHLNIHRHIHTGEKPYNCEQCGKAFTRKSNLKRHQRIHTGENPYSCEQCGKAFTGKNHLKIHQRIHTGEKPYWCEQCGKTFSQDGNLKRHQRIHTGEKPYWCEQCGKTFNTVTHLNIHRHIHTGEKPYWCGQCGKTFSHESTLKRHQRIHTGEQPYWCEQCGRTFTTDSTLKIHQRIHTGEKPYWCEQCGKTFSQDGTLKRHQRIHTGEEPYWCEQCGKTFSQDSTLKSHQRIHTGEKPSLTGVNNVGKLSLKTVI from the exons ATGGAGGAGAACCAGAACCCAGAGCACCTTACCAACAACCCTGTTAAAAGGGAAGAATCAGGATCACCCTGTGCTACCACCGATAAACAG aaacaaacaggaagacagagactcaaacatcactgctgtcagCACTGTGACAAAGCCTTCACGACATCgaaatatttaaagattcaTCAGAGAGTCCATACAGGACAGAAACGTCCAAGCTGTGACCAGTGTGGTATAGCTTTCAATACAGTCATTCATCTAAAAGTCCACCAACGTATTCACACTAGAGAGAAACTGTACAactgtgagcaatgtgggaaaactttcaatACAGTCACTCATCTAAATATCCATCgacacattcacactggagagaagccgtacaactgtgagcaatgtgggaaagctttcacCAGAAAAAGTAATCTAAAAaggcaccaacgcattcacactggagagaatcCATACagctgtgagcaatgtgggaaagctttcactggaaaaaatcatctaaaaatccaccaacgcattcacactggagagaagccttactggtgtgaacaatgtgggaaaactttctctCAAGACGGTAATCTAAAAaggcaccaacgcattcacactggagagaagccatactggtgtgaacaatgtgggaaaactttcaatACAGTCACTCATCTAAATATCCATCGACACATTCatactggagagaagccgtactggtgtgggcaatgtgggaaaactttctctCACGAAAGCACTCTAAAAaggcaccaacgcattcacactggagagcaGCCATACTGGTGTGAACAATGCGGGAGAACTTTCACTACAGACAGTactctaaaaatccaccaacgcattcacactggagagaagccttactggtgtgaacaatgtgggaaaactttctctCAAGACGGTACTCTAAAAaggcaccaacgcattcacactggagaggaGCCATACTGgtgtgaacaatgtgggaaaactttctctCAAGACAGCACTCTAAAAagccaccaacgcattcacactggagagaagcc aagccttactggtgtgaacaatgtgggaaaactttctctCAAGACGGTAATCTAA